From Zingiber officinale cultivar Zhangliang chromosome 5B, Zo_v1.1, whole genome shotgun sequence, the proteins below share one genomic window:
- the LOC121986367 gene encoding GATA transcription factor 20-like isoform X2: MSGNPIPLDGVNPAGVESFPGHHFHNMSAGHQVLTGVSLPSHVDESNAVGGTGELIAAADALALQQYEEADCSSGSHGMEEEGVGAVENGEMETEGPSGPSHLGDTQALGPVQAGGNQLTLSFQGEVYVFDSVSPEKVQAVLLLLGGREMQTGSNPFPPSTIPTKRGDIPHRLASLMRFREKRKERNFEKKIRYTVRKEVASRMQRNKGQFTSSKSKTDCSMGDATGANQESGSPENKIPGASACHHCGISAHSTPMMRRGPDGPRTLCNACGLVWANKGMMRDLSKNPSPAIPNALPEPTEGATFDITV; this comes from the exons ATGAGTGGAAACCCCATCCCACTCGATGGTGTAAACCCGGCGGGCGTCGAGAGCTTTCCGGGCCACCACTTCCACAACATGTCGGCCGGCCACCAGGTGCTAACCGGCGTGTCGCTCCCGTCCCACGTTGATGAGTCTAACGCAGTAGGCGGGACTGGGGAGTTGATTGCCGCCGCGGATGCGCTAGCATTGCAGCAGTACGAAGAGGCGGACTGCAGCAGCGGTAGCCACGGGATGGAGGAGGAAGGCGTAGGAGCAGTGGAGAACGGGGAGATGGAGACAGAAGGACCATCTGGTCCGAGTCATCTGGGTGATACTCAGGCTCTAGGACCCGTACAGGCAGGCGGGAATCAGCTCACTCTCTCATTCCAGGGCGAAGTATACGTTTTTGATTCTGTTTCTCCCGAAAAG GTTCAGGCTGTGCTCTTGTTACTGGGAGGTCGTGAGATGCAGACTGGATCAAATCCTTTCCCACCATCCACTATCCCAACCAAG CGTGGAGATATACCTCATAGACTTGCGTCCTTAATGCGGTTccgagaaaagagaaaagagcgGAACTTTGAGAAGAAAATACGTTATACTGTCCGCAAAGAAGTAGCATCAAG GATGCAGCGAAATAAGGGTCAATTTACATCATCAAAATCTAAAACTGACTGTTCCATGGGTGATGCTACTGGTGCAAACCAAGAATCTGGTTCACCAGAGAATAAGATTCCAGGGGCATCTGC ATGTCATCACTGTGGTATCAGCGCACATTCTACTCCGATGATGCGCCGTGGACCTGATGGACCACGGACCTTGTGCAATGCATGTGGACTTGTTTGGGCAAACAAG GGCATGATGAGGGATCTTTCCAAAAACCCATCTCCCGCAATTCCCAATGCTTTGCCTGAACCCACAGAAGGGGCAACTTTCGACATCACCGTATGA
- the LOC121986367 gene encoding GATA transcription factor 17-like isoform X1: protein MSGNPIPLDGVNPAGVESFPGHHFHNMSAGHQVLTGVSLPSHVDESNAVGGTGELIAAADALALQQYEEADCSSGSHGMEEEGVGAVENGEMETEGPSGPSHLGDTQALGPVQAGGNQLTLSFQGEVYVFDSVSPEKVQAVLLLLGGREMQTGSNPFPPSTIPTKVLLNITTCQFSFDSLMTSGAFDMWQRGDIPHRLASLMRFREKRKERNFEKKIRYTVRKEVASRMQRNKGQFTSSKSKTDCSMGDATGANQESGSPENKIPGASACHHCGISAHSTPMMRRGPDGPRTLCNACGLVWANKGMMRDLSKNPSPAIPNALPEPTEGATFDITV from the exons ATGAGTGGAAACCCCATCCCACTCGATGGTGTAAACCCGGCGGGCGTCGAGAGCTTTCCGGGCCACCACTTCCACAACATGTCGGCCGGCCACCAGGTGCTAACCGGCGTGTCGCTCCCGTCCCACGTTGATGAGTCTAACGCAGTAGGCGGGACTGGGGAGTTGATTGCCGCCGCGGATGCGCTAGCATTGCAGCAGTACGAAGAGGCGGACTGCAGCAGCGGTAGCCACGGGATGGAGGAGGAAGGCGTAGGAGCAGTGGAGAACGGGGAGATGGAGACAGAAGGACCATCTGGTCCGAGTCATCTGGGTGATACTCAGGCTCTAGGACCCGTACAGGCAGGCGGGAATCAGCTCACTCTCTCATTCCAGGGCGAAGTATACGTTTTTGATTCTGTTTCTCCCGAAAAG GTTCAGGCTGTGCTCTTGTTACTGGGAGGTCGTGAGATGCAGACTGGATCAAATCCTTTCCCACCATCCACTATCCCAACCAAGGTATTATTAAACATAACCACTTGCCAATTTTCTTTTGACTCACTAATGACTTCAGGGGCTTTTGATATGTGGCAGCGTGGAGATATACCTCATAGACTTGCGTCCTTAATGCGGTTccgagaaaagagaaaagagcgGAACTTTGAGAAGAAAATACGTTATACTGTCCGCAAAGAAGTAGCATCAAG GATGCAGCGAAATAAGGGTCAATTTACATCATCAAAATCTAAAACTGACTGTTCCATGGGTGATGCTACTGGTGCAAACCAAGAATCTGGTTCACCAGAGAATAAGATTCCAGGGGCATCTGC ATGTCATCACTGTGGTATCAGCGCACATTCTACTCCGATGATGCGCCGTGGACCTGATGGACCACGGACCTTGTGCAATGCATGTGGACTTGTTTGGGCAAACAAG GGCATGATGAGGGATCTTTCCAAAAACCCATCTCCCGCAATTCCCAATGCTTTGCCTGAACCCACAGAAGGGGCAACTTTCGACATCACCGTATGA